From a region of the Triticum aestivum cultivar Chinese Spring chromosome 7D, IWGSC CS RefSeq v2.1, whole genome shotgun sequence genome:
- the LOC123170692 gene encoding protein SPIRAL1-like 1, with amino-acid sequence MAESPENAAAAPAPAPPAAPSPAPAPAMKSSPPTRFGIPLRYDLDAKWDACLDLSIRRVAYSSLGGAFGGLILFRSPTTRWASVALGAGVGIGAAFTECSYIFNGSPPNWSAPECSYIFNGSPPKWGKPCA; translated from the exons atggCGGAGTCGCCCGAGAACGCCGCCgcggcgcccgcgcccgcgccacccgccgctccctccccggcgccggcgccggcaatGAAGTCGTCCCCGCCCACCAGGTTCGGGATCCCGCTGCGGTACGACCTCGATGCCAAGTGGGACGCCTGCCTCGACCTCTCCATCCGCCGCGTCGCCTACTCCTCCCTCGGCGGCGCCTTCGGAGGCCTCATTCTCTTCC GTAGCCCAACAACCCGCTGGGCATCAGTTGCACTTGGAGCTGGTGTGGGGATAGGGGCTGCGTTCACTGAATGCTCATACATATTCAATGGttctcctccaaactggtcggccCCTGAATGCTCATACATATTCAATGGTTCTCCTCCAAAGTGGGGAAAG CCATGTGCTTGA